The Armatimonadota bacterium region GCACCATGCCAGCCACTTGGCCGTCGTCCGATAAGAGTCGGTGTAATTGCTTTTCTCAGCGTCGATCTTGGTGCGGCCAGACCCGGCATGGAGTTCCGGTTCGTAGCGCCACCATCGAATGTAGTCCGCAATCCCCTCCACCAGCCAGCCGGGTTTAGCGCGACTGGGCGGATACTGCTGGACGATGTGGGTCAGTTCGTGCACCACCATCCCTAAATCGTTCGGATTTCTCGCAATCCAATCGGCGCTGATGGTGATCGTATCGCCCGATGCATGAGCCGGCACGTTTAGCGTCTTCTTGAAAACAAGTTTGATCTGTGCCGGCGGCTTGTACGCTTCGCCTCTTGAGCCGCCTGTAACAGGGTCCCTTCCGTCGGTCGCCAGAAGCTCCGTTACTTTCGGATGCCAAGCCTCAACCAGCGCTTTGGCCGTCTCGCCCCACTCCTTCGCCTCCGGCGCGTCAGAAACATCCACTGCGACAGGCGGACAGGCAATGGCCTTCGCAAGGGGATACATGTTCTTAGAATCTGACGACAGACCGACCAACAGGCAAAGCAGCGAGGCGAGAATCATCTTGCCCGACCGCTATTCTTCGCTCAGAAATTCTTCGGCTTGGAACAGGTTGATGCCGCTCTCTATTAGGCTGATATACTTGCCCATCAGCGCCTCTTCTTCGACCTGCTCGTCCAAGAACCATTGCAAAAATTGGAAGCCGACATAGTCGCCCTCGGACAGCGCGACCTGAGCCATGCGCTTGAATTGCGCCGTAACGGCCTGCTCGCTGGTCAAGGCCTTCTGACAAGCCTCGAGCGCCGACTCGAACCGCGTTTCGGCGGCCGATACGGCAGGGATGTTGAACGGCGTGCTGGTATCGATCAAAAACTTGACGATCTTCAGCGCATGTTCGCGCTCTTCTTCGCTTTGAGCGTAGAACGCTTTGGCCCAACCGTCTAAGTCGTTGCTTGCAAAGTAGGCGGCTGTTGCCAAATAGTGATTGCTGGCTTTTAGTTCCCAGCCGATCTGCTCTTCGAGCATGGCGGCAAGTTGTTTGCTGATCATGTGTTGAAACCTCCAGACAGATAGTTTACTCGGCTTCTTCGCTTGCTAAGACGGACTGGTCGATCATGTGGCCCAACTTCTCGACCTTGGCCAAGAGGTAGCCGCGATTGTGCTCGGTTGGCTCGGCGACGATGGGCACATGCTCGACCACCTTCAAGCCGTAACCCTCCAGCCCGCTGATCTTGGCCGGATTGTTGGTCATCAGCCGTAGCGACCGAATGCCGAGCAAGAGCAGTATCTGCGCGCCGATGCCGTAGTCTCTTAAATCGGCCTTGAATCCCAAAGCCCGATTGGCCTCCACCGTATCCAGCCCCAAATCTTGTAGCGCATAGGCTTTGAGCTTATTGATCAGGCCAATGCCGCGACCTTCGTGCGGAATGTAGACCAGCGCCCCCCGCCCTTCGCGCGAGATCGCCTTCATCGCCAAGTGCAATTGATTGCCACAGTCGCATCGCAAGCTGCCTAACACATCGCCGGTAATGCAGCTGGAATGCATCCGAACCAAAACCGGCTCGCCCGAAGCCACATCGCCGACCGTCAGGGCGATGAACGGGTTGGAGTCCACCTCGCTCTCAAAGGCGTAAAGTTGGAACTCGCCAAACTGCGTGGGAAACTTGAGAGGCCCGGCCGCCTGCTTGACCAATCGCTCGGTGCGCCGCCGATACTCGATCAGTTCGGCGATCGTTACGATCTTCATGCCGTGCTTCTTTGCAATTTCGATCAACTGCGGCATACGCGCCATCGAGCCGTCCTCGTTCAAGATCTCGCACAGGGCGCCCGCAGGGCTCAGCCCGGCCAAATGCGCAAGGTCTACCACAGCTTCTGTATGCCCGGCTCTCTTTAGCACGCCGCCTTCTTGCGCTCTAAGAGGGAAGACGTGCCCAGGCCGCACAAAATCGCTCGGCTGAGCGCCAGGATCGACAAACAGCCTCACCGTCCGCGCCCGATCAAAGGCAGAAATGCCGGTCGTGGTGCCCTCGCGCGCGTCGATCGCCTCCGCAAACGGCGTGCCGTGGCGAGTGGTGTTGTCCTTGGTCATCATCGGGATGCCCAATTCGTCCAGCCTCTCCCCGGTGGCCGGCAGGCAGAACAGCCCGCGCCCATGAGTCACCATGAAGTTGACCGTCTCCGGCGTGATCCAGTCGGCAGCGATCACAAAGTCGCCTTCGTTCTCCCGATCCTCATCGTCGGTTACAATCAGAATCTGGCCCTTTCGAAACAGATCGATCGCTTCGTCAGCCGATGCAAAAACGCCGTCTTTCCCTTCCATCGCTATGGAAAAGAATACCCGACCTATCGGGCTCCGCGAACAAGAATCAGGCAGGTTTGCGGGCAATCTCAACCAGCGCTTTCAACGCCGCCTCCTTGTCGCCCGGTGCAATCTCGCCCTCGATCACCTTCTCCGCCAGTTCGTGCTTTAACCGCCCGATCTCAGGTCCAGACGTCAGTCCTAGCGCCTCCATGATCTCCTTGCCCGACAGAGGACTGGACCAGAGCGCTGTCGGTACGGGTTGCAATGCGGCATCGGCCCGGCGCCGCAGATCGGCCATGTCGGGCCGCTTTCCCGACGGGCGCCGCGCCTTTGCGTCCGCCTCTACCAAGGTCGTTAACTCCGCAAAGTTCGATCCGGCATCCCTCATCAAACGCCTCACCGCCCCCATGCTCCAACTCGTCTTATAACTCCCCGCGCGCATGTGCAGCCGCACCAACGCCGCGACCCGATTGATGTCGCGATTGGAGAACGTCAAACGACGCATCAACCTTCTCGCCAGACCCTCGCCTTCATCCTCGTGGCCAAAGAATCGATATCGCTCGCCGTCCCAGGTTCGACATTGGGGCTTGGCCGCATCGTGCAAGAGCGCGGCCAAACGCAACCGCCATCCAGCCTCCTCAGAAAGATTGTCCATCGCGGCCAAAGAGTGATCCCAAACGTCGTACAGGTGGTATCCGCCCTGCTCGCAACCGACCATAGGCAACAACTCGGGCGCGAATTGAGCCAGAAGGCCCAAATCTAAGAGCATTCGCATCCCTCTCGAAGCCTTGGGGCTGCTCAGCGTCTTCGTCCACTCTTCGCGGATGCGCTCTGCGCTGATGACCTTTAGGCGCTGAGCGTTGCGGCGGATGCCTTGAGCGGCGCTTTCTTCTATCTCGAACTCCAACAGCACGGCAAATCGCACGGCCCTCATCATGCGCAACGGATCGTCATGAAAGGTGATGTCTGGATCGCGAGGAGTGCGAAGGAGGCGAGCCTTGAGATCGGCCAGTCCGACGCCGGACGAATCCCAAATCTCGCCGGTGTGCAGGTTTTGATACAGGGCATTGACGGTGAAATCTCTTCGCAATGCGTCCTCTTCGAGCGTTGCCGCCTTTACGCTCGGTTTGCGGCTGTCGATCGCATACGATTCCGATCGCGTTTGGGCAAGTTCGACCGTCCTGCGCCCGATCCTGACAGAGGCGGTCCCAAATCGCCCATAGGTTGCGGGCCAGGTCGTCGCAATGCCCTTTGTGTACAAAAACTCAGCCAATCCGACAGCATCGCCAAGCACCGCAAGATCGAGATCGCCGGTTGCTCGAACCCCGCGCAGCCGATCGCGAACCGCCCCGCCGACCAGGTAGACGCAACCCTCCCACTCGGTCCCGACGGTCGCATCGCGAATGCGCCTAAGCGCAGAGACCATTCTCAGCCTCTCGCAGCCAAACGGATTGCCGAGCGCAAGAGATCGTTCTCGTTCGCCTCAGGGTTCTCTTCCATCGCCGTTTCGACCGCCTTCCGCGCCAAAGACTTCGTATAACCCAATTTTACGAGCGATTCCACCAAGTCGTCCAACTCCGATGGGCCCGTCTGAGCCACCACGGCGGCGACTTTGCGCTCAAAGCCTAGCTCCGCCGCCTTGTCGCCCAATTCGATCACGATGCGTTGCGCCAACTTCGAGCCGACTCCAGGGCATTGCTGCACCTGCGAGGCGCTTCGGTCGGCGATAGCGGCGGCCAGTTTGCTCGGCTCCATCGCGCTCAGCATGTTGAGCGCCAGCTTGGGCCCAATGCCGCTGATCGAGACCAAAAGATCGAACAGCCTTCGGTGCCACGCCTCTGCAAAGGCATAGAGCACGATGCCCTCTTCCTCGTTAAAGATTGCGCGCGTGGTGATCTGGCGACCTTCGCCTACCATTAGCGACCCCAAGAGCCCCGACGGCGCGCGAAGCTCATAGCCGACCCCGGACACGTCTAAGATGAACCGGTCGCCATCGATCGAAACCACCTCGCCCCTTAGCAAGCCGATCATCTTAAGGGATCACCTTGTTGAGCGGATACTCCACAATGCCCTCGCCCCCCGCCCGCCGAAGGCTGGGGATGAGCTCCCGCGCCTGCTTCTCGTCAAGAATGACCTCCACCGCGAACCAACCCTCGTCGCTGAGCGGCGAGAGCGTCGGTCGCCTGAGCGCGGGCATCAGAGCCAGCACCGACTCCAAGCGCTCGGACGAGACGTTTAGCTTCAACCCGACCAGACCCTCCGCGGCGATCGCGCCCTGCATCATCAAAAAGATGCTCTCGATCTTCGTCCGCTTCCATTCGTCGTCCCAGGCCGTCTCGTTTGCGATTAGGCGCGTGGTCGAAACGAGCAGCTCATCGATAATCTCCAAATTGTGCGCCCGCAACGAACTGCCGGTCTCCGTATTGACGACGATGGCATCGACCAAGTTCGGGGTCTTGACCTCGCACGCGCCCCAAGAGAACTCGACCTTGGCGCGGACGCCCTTCTCAGCCAGCCATCGCTCGGTCAGGCGGACGTACTCGGTCGCTATGCGCTTGTCCTCTAAATCCTGGACCTTTGTGAAGCCGGAATCGCGATGCGCGGCCAGCACAACGCGCACGGGATTCGTGCTGTTCTTACTGTACTGAAGTTCGCCGATCTCGGCCACTCTGGCCCCGCAATCTTGAACCCAGTCGTGCCCGGTGATCCCCGCATCGAGAATGCCGTCCTGCACATAGAGCGGGATCTCTTGAGGTCGCAAGAGCACCGGCGAGATTTCGGAATCGTCCACCACAGGATGGTACGAGCGGCCGGAAGTGCGAAAGTTCCATCCAGCGCGGCGAAACAGGGCAAAAGTCGCCTCTTCTAAACTTCCCTTGGGCAATCCTAACTTGAGCAATCAAGAGCCTCCACTGAGAGCCGATTCTACCTGCGAGCCTGGGGTAGACTTCCGACGCCCCATGCGATTCTATCGAGCAGTAGAGGTTTCCCCGCAACAGCGCCGGGCTATCCTGAGGCCGGAATCGGATCGGCCGACTCTTGAACAGATGGTCGAGGCCTTTGCTCTGATCGAAGAGATACGGCTCCACGGCGACGATGCGCTGTTAGAAATCGCCAGGAAGTTCGATTCGCCCAACCTCGCCCAACTGGAGGTCCACGATTGGAAAGACGCTCGGTGTCGACCCGAACTCCAAGCCGCGCTGGAACTGGCCGCCGAGCGAATTCGCGCGTTTCACCAAACGGATGCGCCCGCCGTCGAGCCCGCGCCCGGTTCGATCCTCCAAACCGCGCGCCCAATCGATAGAGCCGGCATTTATGCGCCAGGCGGCAAGGCGCTCTATCCGAGCAGCGTCCTAATGACCGCAATACCGGCAAAGGCAGCCGGAGTGCAAGAGGTCGTCCTTTGTACGCCGGCCCAACCCGGTGGTCGGCCTGCAGACGTCGTGCTGGCTGCGGCCGCCGTGGCAGGCGTCGATCGAGTCTTCGCGATCGGCGGGCCTGCAGCGATCGCGGCAATGGCTTATGGAACCGCGAGCGTGCCAAGGGTCGATGCCATCGCCGGACCGGGCAGCCAAAGAGTGAACCTGGCGAAGCGGCTCGTTTGGGGCGATGTGGGCGTCGATCTCTTTGCCGGCGCCAGCGAATCGGCCATCATCGCCGACGGCAGCGTCGCCCCGGCCTGGACAGCCGCCGATCTGCTGACCCAACTAGAGCACGGCGACGATTCAAGATGTCTCTTGCTCTGCACCGACGAGAGCGCGCTCAGCGCGATTCTCCAAGAAGCGCAAACGCAGATCGAATCGGCGCCGCGAAAAGCCATTCTACAGAAAGCGTTTGAAAACAGCCCCTGCGTTCTGGTCAACTCGCTAGACGAGGCGGTCTTATGGGCGA contains the following coding sequences:
- a CDS encoding ferritin encodes the protein MISKQLAAMLEEQIGWELKASNHYLATAAYFASNDLDGWAKAFYAQSEEEREHALKIVKFLIDTSTPFNIPAVSAAETRFESALEACQKALTSEQAVTAQFKRMAQVALSEGDYVGFQFLQWFLDEQVEEEALMGKYISLIESGINLFQAEEFLSEE
- a CDS encoding bifunctional 3,4-dihydroxy-2-butanone-4-phosphate synthase/GTP cyclohydrolase II; protein product: MEGKDGVFASADEAIDLFRKGQILIVTDDEDRENEGDFVIAADWITPETVNFMVTHGRGLFCLPATGERLDELGIPMMTKDNTTRHGTPFAEAIDAREGTTTGISAFDRARTVRLFVDPGAQPSDFVRPGHVFPLRAQEGGVLKRAGHTEAVVDLAHLAGLSPAGALCEILNEDGSMARMPQLIEIAKKHGMKIVTIAELIEYRRRTERLVKQAAGPLKFPTQFGEFQLYAFESEVDSNPFIALTVGDVASGEPVLVRMHSSCITGDVLGSLRCDCGNQLHLAMKAISREGRGALVYIPHEGRGIGLINKLKAYALQDLGLDTVEANRALGFKADLRDYGIGAQILLLLGIRSLRLMTNNPAKISGLEGYGLKVVEHVPIVAEPTEHNRGYLLAKVEKLGHMIDQSVLASEEAE
- a CDS encoding HD domain-containing protein translates to MVSALRRIRDATVGTEWEGCVYLVGGAVRDRLRGVRATGDLDLAVLGDAVGLAEFLYTKGIATTWPATYGRFGTASVRIGRRTVELAQTRSESYAIDSRKPSVKAATLEEDALRRDFTVNALYQNLHTGEIWDSSGVGLADLKARLLRTPRDPDITFHDDPLRMMRAVRFAVLLEFEIEESAAQGIRRNAQRLKVISAERIREEWTKTLSSPKASRGMRMLLDLGLLAQFAPELLPMVGCEQGGYHLYDVWDHSLAAMDNLSEEAGWRLRLAALLHDAAKPQCRTWDGERYRFFGHEDEGEGLARRLMRRLTFSNRDINRVAALVRLHMRAGSYKTSWSMGAVRRLMRDAGSNFAELTTLVEADAKARRPSGKRPDMADLRRRADAALQPVPTALWSSPLSGKEIMEALGLTSGPEIGRLKHELAEKVIEGEIAPGDKEAALKALVEIARKPA
- a CDS encoding ATP phosphoribosyltransferase; translated protein: MLKLGLPKGSLEEATFALFRRAGWNFRTSGRSYHPVVDDSEISPVLLRPQEIPLYVQDGILDAGITGHDWVQDCGARVAEIGELQYSKNSTNPVRVVLAAHRDSGFTKVQDLEDKRIATEYVRLTERWLAEKGVRAKVEFSWGACEVKTPNLVDAIVVNTETGSSLRAHNLEIIDELLVSTTRLIANETAWDDEWKRTKIESIFLMMQGAIAAEGLVGLKLNVSSERLESVLALMPALRRPTLSPLSDEGWFAVEVILDEKQARELIPSLRRAGGEGIVEYPLNKVIP
- the hisD gene encoding histidinol dehydrogenase — its product is MRFYRAVEVSPQQRRAILRPESDRPTLEQMVEAFALIEEIRLHGDDALLEIARKFDSPNLAQLEVHDWKDARCRPELQAALELAAERIRAFHQTDAPAVEPAPGSILQTARPIDRAGIYAPGGKALYPSSVLMTAIPAKAAGVQEVVLCTPAQPGGRPADVVLAAAAVAGVDRVFAIGGPAAIAAMAYGTASVPRVDAIAGPGSQRVNLAKRLVWGDVGVDLFAGASESAIIADGSVAPAWTAADLLTQLEHGDDSRCLLLCTDESALSAILQEAQTQIESAPRKAILQKAFENSPCVLVNSLDEAVLWANEFAPEHLSLLIEYPDKAQPYIKNAGCILVGAWTAQAMGDYVAGPSHCLPTGGAARFASPLGVDFFIKRTSLIWLTQQESTALIQSVSALAQEEGLPQHAKAAEIRLQ
- the ruvA gene encoding Holliday junction branch migration protein RuvA, which encodes MIGLLRGEVVSIDGDRFILDVSGVGYELRAPSGLLGSLMVGEGRQITTRAIFNEEEGIVLYAFAEAWHRRLFDLLVSISGIGPKLALNMLSAMEPSKLAAAIADRSASQVQQCPGVGSKLAQRIVIELGDKAAELGFERKVAAVVAQTGPSELDDLVESLVKLGYTKSLARKAVETAMEENPEANENDLLRSAIRLAARG